CGCTGGCGGCCAACCCGCGCGCGAAGATGCTGGGCATCAAGGACGGATTCGTGAAGATCATCGCGCTGCGCGGCTCGGGAACGGTGGTGGGGGGCGTGATCGTCGCGCCGCGGGCATCCGAGCTGATCTACCCGATCGCGATGGCGATCGAGCGGCGTCTCACCGTCGATCAGGTCGCGCGCGTGTTCGCCGCCTACCCGTCGCTGACGACCAGCATCACCGATGCGACCCGTGCGATGCACGCGGTCGGCGTCGTCTGACTCCACACGCCGCAGACGCGGAAGGCGCGCCCCGGGCTCGGGGCGCGCCTTCCGCGTCTGCGTGGCCGATGCCGGTCAGCTGATGGTGAGCAGCTGATGACCGGCCGACACCGTGGTTCCGGGAGTGGCGTCGATGCTGCCGACCACGCCGTCCTTGTGCGCCTGCAGCGGCTGCTCCATCTTCATCGCCTCGAGCACGACCACCAGGTCGCCCTTGACGACCTGCTGGCCCTCTTCGACTGCCAGCTTGACGACGGTGGCCTGCATGGGCGACTTGACGGCGTCGCCCGACGCGCCGGCGTTCGCGGTGGCGGTGTGGCTGCGGCGCGACGGCGGGACCGCCGCAGGGCGCCCCGCCGTGCCGGCGACGGGTGCGACCACGCGGTCGGGCAGGCTCACCTCGAGGCGCTTGCCGGCGACCTCGACGACGACCGTGTGCCGGCCGGGCGCCGGGGTCGGCTCATCGAGCTCGCCGTCCCACGCGGGGATGTCGTTGTCGAACTCGGTCTCGATCCAGCGCGTGTACACGCCGAACTCGCCGTCGGCGGCGACGAATGCCGGGTCTCGCACGACCTTGCGGTGGAACGGGAGCACGGTCGGCATGCCGGCCACCTCGAACTCGTCGAGCGCCCTGCGCGAGCGCTCGAGCGCCTCGGCGCGGTCGCGACCGGTGACGATGATCTTCGCCAGCAGCGAGTCGAAGGCCCCCGAAACGGTGTCACCGGCGGTGACGCCGGAGTCGAGGCGGATGCCGGGGCCGCCGAAGGTCTTGAAGACGTTGATCGGCCCGGGCTGGGGGAGGAATCCGCGGCCGGGATCCTCGCCGTTGATGCGGAACTCGATCGAGTGGCCCTGCGGCGCGGGGTCGTCGTAGTCGATGGTGCCGCCCGCGGCGATGCGGAACTGCTCGCGCACGAGGTCGATGCCGGTGACCTCCTCGGACACCGGATGCTCGACCTGAAGGCGCGTGTTGACCTCGAGGAACGACACGGTGCCGTCGGCGCCGATGAGGAACTCGCAGGTGCCGGCGCCGACGTAGCCGACCTCCTTGAGGATGGCCTTCGACGCCGAGTACAGCAGCTCGTTCTGCTCGTCGGTGAGGAACGGTGCGGGCGCCTCCTCGACCAGCTTCTGGTGCCGGCGCTGCAGCGAGCAGTCGCGCGTGGAGATGACGACGACGTTGCCCTCGGCATCCGCCAGACACTGCGTCTCGACGTGACGGGGTTTGTCGAGGTACTTCTCGACGAAGCACTCGCCGCGCCCGAAGGCCGCGACGGCCTCGCGGGTGGCGGACTCGAACAGCTCGGCGACCTCGTCGAGCTCGCGTGCGACCTTGAGTCCGCGTCCACCGCCGCCGTACGCCGCCTTGATGGCGATCGGCAGTCCGTGCTCCTTCGCGAAGGCGATGACCTCGTCGGCGCCGTCGACCGGGCCCGGCGTGCCGGGCGCGAGCGGGGCGCCGACCTTCTCGGCGACGTGACGGGCGGTCACCTTGTCGCCGAGCGCCTCGATGGCCTCGGGGGAGGGGCCGATCCAGGTCATGCCCGCGCCGATGACGGCGCGTGCGAACTCGGCATTCTCTGCGAGGAATCCGTAACCCGGGTGCACGGCGTCGGCGCCGGCGCGGCGCGCCACGGACAGGATCTTGTCGATCTGCAGGTAGGTCGCGGCGCTGGTCTCCCCGTCGAGGCTGTAGGCCTCGTCGGCGAGACGCGCGTGCATGGCGTCGCGGTCCTGGTCGGCGTACACGGCGACGGAGGAGATTCCGGAGTCACGGGCGGCGCGGATGATGCGTACGGCGATCTCGCCGCGGTTCGCGATGAGCACCTTGGCGATATCAGGCATGGGCTTCAGCCTAGCGAGGTCGGCGCCGATCGTTTTGACGACTCTCCACAAGAAATACGGCGATCCGTTAGGACTGCGACCACAAATCGGTCCAGACGACGCCGAGTTCCGCCGCGAGCCTGCGCAACGTCGACAGCGACATCCCCACCACTGTCGAGGGATCGCCCTCGACCCGGGTGATGAACGGCCCGCCGAGACTGTCGACCGTGAACGCGCCGGCGACGTGCAGCGGCTCGCCGCTGTCGATGTACGCCTCGAGCTCGGCATCCGTCACATCCGCGGCGAACGTGACAGCGGCCTCGGCGACCGCCGTCGCCTCGACCGGCTCGAGGTCGGGTCCGACGCGGAAGACGGAGTGCCCGGAGTGCAGGATGCCGGTGGCGCCGCGCATCTGCTGCCAGCGCTCGCGCGCCGCCTCCGGCGTGTACGGCTTGCCGTGCACCTGCCCGCCGATGGCGAACATCGAGTCGCCGCCGATCACGATCCCGTCGAAGCGCGGATGCTCGCTGTGGATGCGATGCGCGACATCAGCGGCCTTCGCGCGGGCGAGCAGGAGCACCAGCTCGTCCGGCGCGAGCGGGGCGCCGCGCTGCGCGGTCGCGGCGGCGGCTACGGCGTCCTCGTCGACCGCGGGCGCGACGATGAGCGGCTCGATGCCCGCCTGCCGCAGCAGCATCAGACGGGCGGGGGAGGTGGATGCCAGGCACACGCGCATGCCTCCACGCTAACCCGTGGACTCTCAGCGCGGTGTGGGATCCTGAAGGGATGACCTCTTCTGCCCGCACGCTCGACCTCGACATCACCGGCATCGCGCACGGCGGCACCTTCATCGCCCGCCACGAGGGGCGTGTCGTGTTCGTGCCCGACGCGATCCCCGGGGAGCGCGTGCGCGCCGAGGTGACGGAGGCAGGCGACGGCAAGCGGTTCTGGCGCGCCGAGACCCGAGAGGTGCTCGACGCGTCGCCGCATCGACGCGAGCATGTCTGGACCGAGGCCGACATCTCCCGCGCGCCGGCGGACCGGGTGGGCGGCGCCGACCTCGGGCACATCGACCTGGGCCATCAGCGCGTGCTGAAGCGGCGGGTGCTGCAGGAGGCCCTCGACAAGTTCGCGGGCGGCGGGATCGACGCGCCCGCCGTGGAGCCCGTCGATCAGGGCGACGGCACGGGATGGCGCACCCGGGTCTCGCTGCACGTCGACGCAGACGGCCGGGTCGGTCCGTACGCGGCGCGCAGTCACCGGGTGATCGATGTCGCCACCCTGCCCCTGGCGCGACCCGCCGTCGAAGCGGCGGCCTTCGGCCTGCGCTCCCAGAAGCCGGGCCGGGTCGATCTGGTGGAGGCCGGCGACGGACGCGTGCGCGTGCTGCCGCGACCGGAGGGCGCACGTCGCGGACGGTCCGAGGTGGTGTTCGAGCAGGTGGGCGGCCGTCGCTTCCAGCTGGATGCCGGCGGGTTCTGGCAGGTGCACCCGCGCGCCGCCGAGACGCTGCACGACGCGGTCGGTCAGGCGCTGGCCGGGCTGGTCGACCCGGATGCCACGCACTTCGACCTCTACGGAGGCGTCGGGCTGTTCGCCGCGACCCTCGCCGGGCAGGGCGCGAGCGACATCGTCACGGTCGAGTCCGACAGCCGCGCGACCGAGCATGCGGCCGCGAACCTCGCCGACGTCGACGTGCACGCGGTCACCGCCCGCGTCGACCGCTTCCTGACCGGCATCCCGGACGGCACCCGGGCGGGGGCCGTCGTGCTCGACCCGCCGCGCGCGGGAGCGGGGCGTGGTGTCGTCGAGGTGATCAGCGCACTCCACCCCGAGGCCGTGGTGTACGTCGCCTGCGACCCTGTCGCGCTCGCCCGCGATCTCGGCACGTTCCGAGAGCTGGGGTGGGACACGTCGTCGCTGCGCGCCTTCGACCTGTTCCCGCATTCGCACCACTTCGAGGCGGTCGCGCTGCTCACCCGGTGACCGGCCGGCTCGGGCACGGCGCGCCCCCGGGCACTCGCTAGGCTGGCGGCATGAGCACCGTCGCCCTCATCGACGACCACGAGTCCGTTCGCCTCGGCCTGGAGGCGGCGTGCCTGCGCGAGGGCGACCAGCGCGTCGTGTTCTCCGGCGGGACGGTCAAGGACTACCTGACATGGCGGTCGACGTCCGCCGAGCCGCCCGTCGACGTGGTCGTGCTGGACCTCACCCTCGGCGACGGCACGACCGTGACCGAGAACGTCGCGACCCTGGTCGCCGACGGGGCCAGCGTGGTCATCCACAGCGTCGCCGATCGGCCCGCCTCGGTCCGCGAGGCGCTCGCGGCAGGAGCCGCAGGAGTGGTCAGCAAGTCGTCGGCGCTCGGCGACGTGCTCGACGCCATCCGCACGGTCGCGCGCGGCGAGGCGCTGAACAACGTCGAATGGGCCAGCGCCGTCGATGGCGACCGTGAGTTCGCCGACGCGCAGCTGTCGACCCGCGAGCGCGAGGTGCTGCGGCTGTACGCCGCCGGGCTGCCGCTGAAGGCCGTCGCCGAGCGCCTCGGGGTGGCGTACTCGACGGCGAAGGAGAACATCACTCGCATCCGGGTGAAGTACGTCGAGGTCGGCCGCCCCGCTCCGACGAAGGTCGATCTGCTGCGCCGCGCCATGGAGGACGGGATCGTCGAATCGGACGGTGCACCCGAGTGACGACTGAGAAGATCGGCGACAGTGACGCGATCAGCGAAGCGTGGACGAGCCTGCCCTCTCCCGGGGAAGTCGGCGTGGGCCTGGAGCGCTTCACCGGGCGCAGGATGGAGCGCATCCTCGCGATCGTCGGTGGAATCGGGTCGACCGCTCTCGGCGCGCAGGCGCTCCTGGGCGCCCTGAGCCGCATCGATCTGCTGGACGGACCCCATCTGGCTGTCATGGTCATGGTGTTCGGTCCGCTGCTGTGGATGATCGTCGCCTGTTTCTCGGGTCGGTGGATCAGCCAGGCATCCGGCTCGTTCGCAGTTCTGTACCCGGTCGCTCTGGCGATCTGGCCGGTCGTCGTGGATCCCGAGCTGATCGAAGCCGACAGCCAGCCCTGGATCTTCTTCCTCGTCAACATCGGCGTAGTGGCGGCGCTGCTGGCCTTCTCGCCCCGCCTGCAGTTCGTGTGGGCGATCGGTCTGCCGTTCGTGTACGGATACGTCCGTCTCGTGCAGGGCGGCTTC
The window above is part of the Microbacterium sp. nov. GSS16 genome. Proteins encoded here:
- a CDS encoding acetyl/propionyl/methylcrotonyl-CoA carboxylase subunit alpha gives rise to the protein MPDIAKVLIANRGEIAVRIIRAARDSGISSVAVYADQDRDAMHARLADEAYSLDGETSAATYLQIDKILSVARRAGADAVHPGYGFLAENAEFARAVIGAGMTWIGPSPEAIEALGDKVTARHVAEKVGAPLAPGTPGPVDGADEVIAFAKEHGLPIAIKAAYGGGGRGLKVARELDEVAELFESATREAVAAFGRGECFVEKYLDKPRHVETQCLADAEGNVVVISTRDCSLQRRHQKLVEEAPAPFLTDEQNELLYSASKAILKEVGYVGAGTCEFLIGADGTVSFLEVNTRLQVEHPVSEEVTGIDLVREQFRIAAGGTIDYDDPAPQGHSIEFRINGEDPGRGFLPQPGPINVFKTFGGPGIRLDSGVTAGDTVSGAFDSLLAKIIVTGRDRAEALERSRRALDEFEVAGMPTVLPFHRKVVRDPAFVAADGEFGVYTRWIETEFDNDIPAWDGELDEPTPAPGRHTVVVEVAGKRLEVSLPDRVVAPVAGTAGRPAAVPPSRRSHTATANAGASGDAVKSPMQATVVKLAVEEGQQVVKGDLVVVLEAMKMEQPLQAHKDGVVGSIDATPGTTVSAGHQLLTIS
- a CDS encoding Maf family protein; this translates as MRVCLASTSPARLMLLRQAGIEPLIVAPAVDEDAVAAAATAQRGAPLAPDELVLLLARAKAADVAHRIHSEHPRFDGIVIGGDSMFAIGGQVHGKPYTPEAARERWQQMRGATGILHSGHSVFRVGPDLEPVEATAVAEAAVTFAADVTDAELEAYIDSGEPLHVAGAFTVDSLGGPFITRVEGDPSTVVGMSLSTLRRLAAELGVVWTDLWSQS
- a CDS encoding class I SAM-dependent RNA methyltransferase, which encodes MTSSARTLDLDITGIAHGGTFIARHEGRVVFVPDAIPGERVRAEVTEAGDGKRFWRAETREVLDASPHRREHVWTEADISRAPADRVGGADLGHIDLGHQRVLKRRVLQEALDKFAGGGIDAPAVEPVDQGDGTGWRTRVSLHVDADGRVGPYAARSHRVIDVATLPLARPAVEAAAFGLRSQKPGRVDLVEAGDGRVRVLPRPEGARRGRSEVVFEQVGGRRFQLDAGGFWQVHPRAAETLHDAVGQALAGLVDPDATHFDLYGGVGLFAATLAGQGASDIVTVESDSRATEHAAANLADVDVHAVTARVDRFLTGIPDGTRAGAVVLDPPRAGAGRGVVEVISALHPEAVVYVACDPVALARDLGTFRELGWDTSSLRAFDLFPHSHHFEAVALLTR
- a CDS encoding response regulator transcription factor, which encodes MSTVALIDDHESVRLGLEAACLREGDQRVVFSGGTVKDYLTWRSTSAEPPVDVVVLDLTLGDGTTVTENVATLVADGASVVIHSVADRPASVREALAAGAAGVVSKSSALGDVLDAIRTVARGEALNNVEWASAVDGDREFADAQLSTREREVLRLYAAGLPLKAVAERLGVAYSTAKENITRIRVKYVEVGRPAPTKVDLLRRAMEDGIVESDGAPE